The nucleotide sequence CTTTTTATCTTTCTTAAATTCATTAAAGTTTATTATTAATTAAGCATGATAACTTAATTTTTTAAAATTTTTCATCTAACTTTTTAATAACTAAATATCTTTTTGGCTCTTCTCCCATGCTCTCAGTTTTTAGCCCTTTCATAAAGGAAACTTCCTCATGAATGATTTTACGCTCACGTGCCGACATCGGGTTTAATTTTATGGCATTTCCTGTAGCAAGAACTGCCCTACCTTTTTTTCTTGCCAGATCCCTTAACGATTTTTCACGTTTTTCCTTATAGTTGTTGGAATCTACAACTATTTTCAGATTTTTAAACTGTTTTGTCGTACTAAGTAAATATTCAAAGCTGTTTAATGTATTTCCCTTTTCCCCAATTAAAAATCTCATATCTTTTCCATCAAGAATAACCAGATATTTGTTGTTATTTTCTTTTTTTATATTAACAATCCGTATATCCAATTTTATACTTACAATGAACTCTTTAAAAAATGCCCTGATTTTATCTATATTTGTATCAGGTTGATTAATTACAGTTTTTTCTGCATTTTCATTTCTGTAATTTTTGTTGCTGTCCTTTTGAAAGTTATTTCCACTTTCCCTTCTTGTTTCTTTTTTATCCTTTTTTGCAATTTTGTATTCATTTTGTACTTTCGGTTTTTCTGTTCCTGTCTTAATTTCATCAGTTTTTAGTTCTGATTTTTTAATAATTTCAATTTCATATTCACCTTTTATGCTGATAAACAATATCTTTTTCGGATATTTC is from Leptotrichia trevisanii DSM 22070 and encodes:
- a CDS encoding protein jag, whose translation is MMEKIVLKAQNEEELKNMVSRSLTLKEDETYRVKVLKYPKKILFISIKGEYEIEIIKKSELKTDEIKTGTEKPKVQNEYKIAKKDKKETRRESGNNFQKDSNKNYRNENAEKTVINQPDTNIDKIRAFFKEFIVSIKLDIRIVNIKKENNNKYLVILDGKDMRFLIGEKGNTLNSFEYLLSTTKQFKNLKIVVDSNNYKEKREKSLRDLARKKGRAVLATGNAIKLNPMSARERKIIHEEVSFMKGLKTESMGEEPKRYLVIKKLDEKF